The window ACAGCTTCGACAAGACTACGGCCATGTGACTACGTTTTAATACCTCAGCAGTACCGCAAAATCTCCTGTAACCGCAACGGTTTCGGGAGATTTTGCCCCTTTTATCTGTTAAACTCGGGTTATAGCAGACGGCGTGGCGCTTGTGAACCTCCCGCAATCACTCACCTATAATGCTACCCACTCCCACCGGAGACCTTCACTCCCAATCTAAGCGTGCCGGGCGTACGCGAAGCCAGGGGGAGGGAGATAGATCTCCCTCCCCTTTCCCTGGCCTCGGTTCCTCCTGCCACTCTCCGCTGCCAGGACCTGCTTCCAGCCAAAGCTTCCAGCGTTTCACCGTGGGGAAACGGTTTCCCCTGAAGGTATAAGCTAGGCCATGTCGAAGATCTGACCGGGAAAAAGGCTAGGTAGGGGGGCAGGAACAGTGAGGGCCCTAGTGCTTGGAGCAGGCATGATGGGTTCTGCCATGGTGAAAGACCTGGTCTTTAGTGAGGGAGTGGACTTGGTCACACTGGCAGACTCGGACCCATCCCGGGTAAGGCAGGTGCTTGACCGGTGGGACCAGGGCAAGACCAAAGGCCTGGCTCTCGACTTCTGCGACAGATCCTCCCTGGTGAAAGCCATGAGAGAGGCCGATGTCACCCTGGGGGCCTACCCGGAGACGCTGATCACCGCCATGACAACAGCAGCCATTCAGGCCCGGTGCCACCTGGTGGACTTGACATCCCTAAGGAGCGAAAAGGATTATCTCAGGCTGGATCGCGAGGCCGCTGAAGCAGGGGTAACCATCATACCTGGCTGTGGTGTGGCACCCGGACTTGGAAACATCCTGGCGGGGCTCGCCGTGGATGCCTTGGACGAACCCGAGGAGGCATATATATGGGTGGGCGGGTTGCCCCAGAAACCGGTTCCTCCCTTCAACTACTCAATCGTGTTCTCCTTCGAAAGCGTCATTGAGGAATACAGCGCCCCGTGCCGCATCTTGAGGAATGGTGAACCAGTGGTGGTGAAGCCGCTCTCGGGGGTGGAGGAGATTGAGTTCCCTCCGCCAGTGGGCCGCTGCGAGGCCTTTTTCACTGATGGCCTCAACACGCTGCTGTTCACCCTGCCAAGAAGAGGTGTCAAGCAGGCTTTCGAGAAGACCGTGCGGTATCCTGGCCATGCCTCTCAGATGCAGGTGCTCCAGGATGCAGGGTTCTTCTCCGGCGAGCCCGTGAGGGTAGGAGAACAGGTGGTGATACCCAGCAAGGTTACCAGCGCCTTGCTTACGCCCCTCCTGGCGCTGGAAGACCCCAGGGACGTGACGGTAATGCGTGTTACGGCAAGGGGCAATCAAGGCAAGAGCCCGTCATCCGTAAGTTACACTCTCATAGACTTCTATGATAAGGTTACAGGGGTCACCTCAATGGCCCGCACAACCTCCTACACGTGCTCGATAGCAGCTCAGATGGTGGCAGCAGGGGCAATCAAAGCCAGGGGCGTAATACCCCCGGAGGAAGCCTTTCGAGGACATACCTGGCAGGAACTCTCCGGAGAGCTCAGGCGCAGGGGCATACTCATTGAGGGACCGTTGTAGGCTCTTGGAAGTTCCAGAGACACATGGCAGGAATTGGGCCTGCCTGGATAGAAACACTTTTGGGTTGACTTCCAGGGGATCCGGCTTTGAGGGGATGCGCAAAGAAGGAGGGCGGATATGAC is drawn from Bacillota bacterium and contains these coding sequences:
- a CDS encoding saccharopine dehydrogenase C-terminal domain-containing protein: MRALVLGAGMMGSAMVKDLVFSEGVDLVTLADSDPSRVRQVLDRWDQGKTKGLALDFCDRSSLVKAMREADVTLGAYPETLITAMTTAAIQARCHLVDLTSLRSEKDYLRLDREAAEAGVTIIPGCGVAPGLGNILAGLAVDALDEPEEAYIWVGGLPQKPVPPFNYSIVFSFESVIEEYSAPCRILRNGEPVVVKPLSGVEEIEFPPPVGRCEAFFTDGLNTLLFTLPRRGVKQAFEKTVRYPGHASQMQVLQDAGFFSGEPVRVGEQVVIPSKVTSALLTPLLALEDPRDVTVMRVTARGNQGKSPSSVSYTLIDFYDKVTGVTSMARTTSYTCSIAAQMVAAGAIKARGVIPPEEAFRGHTWQELSGELRRRGILIEGPL